The following coding sequences lie in one Vibrio casei genomic window:
- a CDS encoding lytic murein transglycosylase → MSFQSFATPETDFDAYVQGLKQEAKEKGISESTINSAFKNVQFKPKAVVADNNQPEKKLTLDEYIPRAVPKWKVQQGKRLYHEYFDDLKRIGDAYGVQPRFIVALWGVESNFGRFTGNYNVVEALSTLAFDGRREALFRKQTMAALQIIDEGHISADNMKGSWAGAMGQAQFMPTSFLHYAADGNGDGKKDIWTTKEDVFASTANYLKTEGWDDKYTWGRQIHVPAGINPELQGRDEEKGKYLQEWSKIGITSLDGSPLPVLKEDIKAWLIMPDDEIGRSYLVYNNYNVLMHWNRSYYFAIAVSTLADRIVQD, encoded by the coding sequence ATGAGTTTCCAAAGTTTTGCGACACCTGAAACTGATTTTGACGCTTATGTTCAAGGTTTAAAGCAAGAAGCGAAAGAAAAAGGCATTAGCGAGTCTACGATAAATTCAGCATTTAAAAATGTTCAATTTAAGCCCAAAGCGGTGGTTGCTGATAATAACCAACCTGAGAAAAAACTGACTTTGGATGAGTATATCCCAAGAGCGGTTCCTAAATGGAAAGTTCAACAAGGAAAGCGGCTTTATCATGAGTATTTTGATGATTTAAAACGTATTGGTGATGCTTATGGCGTTCAACCTCGTTTCATTGTTGCATTGTGGGGCGTTGAAAGTAATTTCGGGCGATTTACGGGCAATTACAATGTGGTGGAAGCGCTGTCGACTTTGGCGTTTGATGGTCGCCGTGAAGCGCTTTTTCGTAAACAAACCATGGCGGCATTACAGATCATTGATGAAGGTCATATCAGCGCTGACAATATGAAAGGATCTTGGGCTGGTGCTATGGGGCAGGCTCAATTCATGCCAACTTCATTTTTACATTATGCGGCTGATGGTAATGGAGATGGTAAAAAAGACATTTGGACAACTAAGGAAGATGTGTTTGCTTCCACAGCTAACTATTTAAAAACAGAAGGTTGGGACGATAAATACACGTGGGGACGCCAAATTCACGTACCGGCTGGCATCAACCCTGAACTTCAAGGAAGAGATGAAGAGAAAGGCAAATATTTACAAGAGTGGAGTAAAATCGGGATTACAAGTTTAGATGGGTCGCCATTGCCGGTTTTAAAAGAAGATATTAAAGCGTGGTTAATCATGCCCGATGATGAGATTGGTCGTAGTTATTTAGTCTATAATAATTACAACGTACTTATGCACTGGAATCGCTCTTACTATTTTGCGATTGCCGTGAGTACATTGGCTGACCGTATTGTACAAGATTAA
- a CDS encoding YcgL domain-containing protein, producing MLCSVYKSSKKEGMYLYISKKDDFSDVPQALLTMFGKPIFVMVMKMEGRKLALADIEKVKMSLKDDGFFLQLPPPQINLLDEYKSRKSQS from the coding sequence ATGTTGTGTTCTGTGTATAAAAGCAGCAAGAAAGAAGGAATGTATCTTTATATTTCAAAGAAAGATGATTTTTCAGACGTTCCTCAAGCTCTATTGACAATGTTTGGTAAACCCATTTTCGTTATGGTGATGAAAATGGAAGGGCGAAAACTCGCATTAGCCGATATTGAAAAAGTAAAAATGTCTTTAAAAGACGACGGATTCTTTTTACAGCTGCCACCACCACAGATCAACTTACTTGATGAATATAAATCTCGTAAATCTCAATCGTAA
- the minD gene encoding septum site-determining protein MinD: MARTIVVTSGKGGVGKTTSSAAIASGLALRGKKTAVIDFDIGLRNLDLIMGCERRVVYDFVNVINGEATLNQALIKDKRCENLYILPASQTRDKDALTHIGVKRILTELHDMGFDFIICDSPAGIEQGALMSLYFADEAVITTNPEVSSVRDSDRILGLLDSKSLRAEQGLEPVKQHLLLTRYNPARVNAGEMLSVTDVEDILHIPLLGVIPESQAVLNASNKGVPVIHDDESDAGLAYSDAVDRLLGEEREFRFLTEEKKGIFKRLFGG; encoded by the coding sequence ATGGCACGTACTATCGTCGTGACGTCAGGTAAAGGAGGTGTAGGCAAGACTACCTCTAGCGCAGCAATCGCATCTGGGCTGGCCTTACGAGGCAAAAAAACTGCGGTTATCGATTTTGATATCGGTTTGCGTAACCTTGATCTCATTATGGGTTGTGAACGTCGTGTTGTTTATGATTTTGTAAATGTTATCAATGGCGAAGCAACACTCAATCAAGCTCTGATTAAAGATAAACGCTGTGAGAACTTATACATTCTTCCGGCCTCTCAGACTCGTGACAAAGATGCATTAACTCACATTGGTGTGAAACGCATTTTAACTGAACTGCATGATATGGGGTTTGATTTCATTATTTGTGACTCTCCTGCCGGTATCGAGCAAGGTGCCTTGATGTCGCTATACTTTGCTGATGAAGCAGTCATTACTACCAATCCAGAAGTCTCTTCGGTTCGAGATTCAGACCGAATTTTAGGCTTACTCGATTCTAAATCATTACGGGCCGAACAAGGACTTGAACCGGTTAAGCAACATTTACTATTAACCCGTTATAATCCTGCTCGTGTTAACGCTGGTGAAATGCTGAGTGTCACCGATGTTGAAGACATTCTGCATATTCCTTTATTGGGTGTCATTCCAGAAAGCCAAGCCGTATTAAATGCTTCAAACAAAGGCGTGCCTGTAATTCACGATGATGAATCCGATGCAGGTCTTGCCTATAGTGACGCGGTTGACCGCCTACTTGGTGAAGAAAGAGAGTTTCGCTTCTTAACTGAAGAGAAAAAAGGCATCTTTAAACGTTTATTTGGAGGTTAA
- the minC gene encoding septum site-determining protein MinC, whose amino-acid sequence MATKPDLKGSSFALSVLHLTEDNVENCLQFLHSKVNQAPAFFTHAPLVVDIEKSQQIDIDFIALRQGIVKAGMIPVGVTGCKSNNVKTLVTNAGFAVMSNSKSSYQPPAELVPTKVIRTPIRSGQQVYAKDTDLVILSHVSAGAEVIADGSIHIHGTCRGRAIAGANGQQDAKIICQDLQAELVSIAGNYCLSDQIDTEYWQKKVILSLQDKTLQFEKVT is encoded by the coding sequence ATGGCTACAAAACCCGATTTAAAAGGAAGCAGCTTTGCCTTATCTGTCCTTCATTTAACGGAAGATAATGTAGAAAACTGTCTTCAATTTTTACACAGTAAAGTCAATCAAGCACCTGCTTTTTTCACCCATGCACCCTTAGTCGTCGACATTGAAAAGTCACAGCAAATTGACATAGATTTCATTGCCTTGCGTCAGGGAATTGTGAAGGCTGGTATGATCCCAGTTGGCGTTACTGGTTGTAAAAGCAATAACGTAAAAACATTGGTGACTAATGCCGGTTTTGCGGTGATGTCTAACAGTAAAAGTAGCTATCAACCCCCAGCAGAATTAGTTCCAACGAAAGTCATTCGGACACCAATACGTTCTGGGCAACAAGTCTATGCCAAAGATACAGATTTAGTCATTTTAAGCCATGTAAGTGCCGGCGCAGAAGTGATCGCCGACGGAAGCATTCATATTCATGGTACTTGTCGAGGCCGAGCCATTGCTGGCGCGAATGGCCAACAAGATGCAAAAATCATTTGCCAAGATCTACAAGCTGAATTGGTTTCAATTGCTGGCAATTATTGTTTAAGTGACCAAATTGATACTGAATATTGGCAAAAGAAAGTCATTCTTTCATTGCAAGATAAGACGCTACAGTTTGAAAAAGTAACATAA
- the minE gene encoding cell division topological specificity factor MinE — protein MSLLQFFRPKKKDTANLAKERLQIIVAERRNHGSTNPSYLPQLKEDILQVLSKYVSVDPSMVNVSLEQGDDDLSVLELNIQLPEKE, from the coding sequence ATGTCACTACTACAATTCTTCCGACCGAAGAAAAAAGACACCGCCAACCTCGCCAAAGAACGCTTACAGATCATTGTTGCTGAACGTCGTAATCATGGCAGTACTAACCCTTCTTATTTACCTCAATTAAAAGAAGATATTTTGCAAGTGCTAAGCAAGTACGTGTCGGTTGACCCTTCCATGGTCAACGTGAGCTTAGAGCAAGGCGATGATGATCTTTCTGTACTAGAATTA